The Cucumis melo cultivar AY chromosome 6, USDA_Cmelo_AY_1.0, whole genome shotgun sequence genome includes a region encoding these proteins:
- the LOC103504495 gene encoding uncharacterized protein LOC103504495, whose translation MLSLLPKPIGARIEVELQNYPRKEVEFSPVNCTAYSRREKWHSRRGPTIEKEEEDAIGERQNENTCPEYFQWIHEDLKPWAGTGITREMVERGRGKATFRLVIVGGRVYVEKYLEAYQRRDIFTLWGILQLLRWYPDKIPDLDLMFSCEDQPNIFIGNYSGPGPNSMAPPPLFRYCGDDDTLDIVFPDWSFWGWPEINIKPWETLMKELKEGNGRKKWINRENYAYWKGNAFISMPRYKLLKCSRSTQHDWKARVYMQDWHKEVKQGFKNSNLADQCFSRYKIYIEGIGWSVSLKYILACDSMTLMVKPHFYDFFTRSLVPMHHYWPIKDDDDMCKSIKFAVEWGNAHKKEAQAIGKAASKYMEEQLNMEKVYDYMFHSLNEYSKLLTFKPTIPPNATEISWDDLACPNQGLAAKFMMDTLVKRPSFSSPCFLLPPFSPIVLDYIRTRKETPIKQIGMWEKNMPL comes from the exons ATGTTGTCACTTTTGCCGAAGCCGATTGGGGCGAGGATAGAAGTGGAACTACAAAATTACCCTCGAAAGGAAGTCGAATTTTCACCCGTTAATTGTACGGCATATTCACGAAGGGAGAAATGGCATAGTAGGAGAGGTCCCAcaatagagaaagaggaagaagatgcaATTGGAGAGCGTCAAAATGAAAACACGTGTCCAGAGTACTTCCAATGGATCCACGAGGATCTAAAGCCGTGGGCTGGGACAGGGATCACGAGGGAGATGGTGGAGAGAGGGCGAGGGAAGGCTACTTTCCGGCTGGTGATTGTCGGCGGTAGGGTTTACGTGGAGAAGTATTTAGAAGCGTATCAAAGGAGAGATATTTTTACGCTGTGGGGGATCCTACAATTGTTACGGTGGTACCCAGATAAAATTCCCGATTTGGACCTCATGTTTAGTTGCGAAGACCAGCCCAACATTTTTATTGGTAATTATAGTGGGCCGGGGCCCAATTCAATGGCCCCACCTCCTTTGTTCCGGTACTGTGGTGATGATGACACGTTGGACATCGTTTTTCCTGATTGGTCCTTCTGGGGATG GCCAGAGATCAATATAAAGCCATGGGAAACACTGATGAAAGAACTCAAGGAAGGAAACGGAAGGAAAAAATGGATAAATAGAGAAAACTATGCTTATTGGAAGGGAAATGCTTTTATTTCTATGCCCAgatataaacttttaaaatgcAGTCGCTCTACTCAACACGATTGGAAAGCTCGTGTCTACATGCAG GATTGGCATAAAGAAGTTAAACAAGGATTCAAAAACTCCAATCTTGCTGATCAATGTTTTTCTAG GTATAAAATTTACATTGAGGGGATTGGTTGGTCAGTGAGTCTCAAATATATCCTTGCTTGTGATTCAATGACATTAATGGTAAAACCTCATTTCTATGATTTCTTCACAAGAAGTTTAGTGCCAATGCATCACTATTGGCCAATCAAAGATGATGATGATATGTGCAAATCTATCAAATTTGCTGTTGAGTGGGGCAATGCCCACAAAAAAGAG GCACAAGCAATTGGAAAGGCAGCAAGTAAGTACATGGAAGAACAACTAAACATGGAAAAGGTGTATGATTACATGTTTCATAGTCTAAATGAATACTCCAAGCTCTTAACTTTCAAGCCAACCATCCCACCAAATGCTACTGAAATTTCCTGGGACGATTTGGCTTGCCCTAACCAAGGCTTAGCCGCCAAGTTCATGATGGATACCCTCGTAAAACGACCTTCCTTCTCGAGCCCTTGCTTCTTGCTTCCACCTTTTAGTCCGATTGTTCTCGACTACATTCGAACCAGAAAAGAGACTCCAATCAAACAAATTGGTATGTGGGAGAAAAATATGCCCCTTTAG
- the LOC103484215 gene encoding pentatricopeptide repeat-containing protein At3g29230-like translates to MMMNLEPKISELLPRCNFAQLKQIHALLLTTSIHQNIHISSSFLRRTTEFGIMDYANLVFSHLNPSFKTEIQFWNAMIRGYAFNGPAHQSLSLYGDLLQRGLKPHSFTYPFVLKSCADLGWFWDGKKVHCRILKTGFSLNSSVSDALFNLYVNFSKFTGPKDAADGMASDARKVFDEMCVRSVEVWNRMILRYTSAGDVSGAQKLFDTMEDRDTVSWNTMLSGYIKVGEVMKARELFEKMPEKNVVSWTSMISAYAKAGDLATARMFFNKMPQRNVVSWNSMISSYVQHGDFQEALDLFIQMLSEGISPDGYTFVSVFSACSHLGDLTFGTRIHYLIDDFSQLGVIAATALIEMYAKCGDINRAFNLFIKIGKKDVFFWNVMLKSLALHGQAQDALKLFSLMQKQGLKPNDFTFLGALFACSHGGMVEEGQTIFDMMEKEYKIRPRIEHFGCIVDLLSRNGRLEEALDVVDKMPFEADVAIWGALLGGCKLRGDFKRAGEIVERARKLRSKEGGIHVSFSNMYASVEQWPEAVNAREKMENDNILKKTGQSSVIYAPNGRSHLL, encoded by the coding sequence atgatgATGAACTTGGAGCCAAAAATTTCAGAGCTATTACCAAGATGCAACTTTGCGCAGCTCAAACAAATCCACGCTCTTCTCTTAACCACTTCCATTCACCAAAACATCCATATTTCCTCCAGCTTTCTTCGACGAACCACCGAATTTGGGATCATGGATTACGCTAATCTCGTCTTTTCTCATCTCAATCCCAGTTTCAAAACCGAAATTCAATTCTGGAACGCAATGATCAGGGGTTACGCTTTCAATGGCCCTGCTCACCAATCTTTGTCCTTGTATGGCGATTTGCTTCAAAGAGGACTCAAACCCCATAGTTTCACCTACCCATTTGTTCTAAAGTCGTGTGCTGATTTGGGTTGGTTCTGGGATGGAAAGAAAGTGCATTGTCGAATTCTCAAGACTGGGTTTTCATTGAATTCTTCAGTTTCTGATGCTCTTTTTAATTTATATGTCAACTTTTCAAAATTTACTGGACCTAAGGATGCTGCTGATGGGATGGCTTCTGATGCTCGCAAGGTGTTCGATGAAATGTGTGTCAGATCTGTTGAAGTATGGAACAGAATGATCTTAAGGTATACGAGTGCTGGGGATGTTAGTGGTGCACAGAAGTTGTTTGATACAATGGAAGATCGAGATACCGTCTCGTGGAATACAATGCTTTCCGGTTATATAAAGGTAGGAGAGGTAATGAAAGCAAGAGAGTTATTTGAAAAAATGCCAGAGAAGAATGTTGTGTCTTGGACTTCTATGATTAGTGCTTATGCCAAAGCTGGAGATCTTGCTACGGCCAGAATGTTCTTTAATAAAATGCCTCAAAGAAATGTGGTGTCTTGGAATTCCATGATTTCTAGCTATGTTCAACATGGGGATTTTCAGGAAGCATTGGATCTTTTTATccaaatgttatcagaaggcATATCTCCTGATGGGTATACTTTTGTATCTGTTTTCTCAGCTTGTTCTCATTTGGGCGATTTAACGTTTGGCACGAGGATACATTACTTGATTGATGATTTCTCTCAACTTGGAGTTATTGCTGCAACTGCGCTGATTGAAATGTATGCTAAATGTGGAGACATCAACAGAgcttttaatctttttatcaaAATAGGAAAGAAAGATGTGTTTTTTTGGAACGTTATGCTGAAATCACTTGCTCTCCACGGACAAGCTCAAGATGCTCTGAAACTATTCTCTTTGATGCAAAAACAAGGCCTGAAGCCAAATGACTTCACTTTTTTAGGAGCTTTGTTTGCCTGCAGCCATGGAGGGATGGTTGAAGAAGGTCAAACCATATTTGATATGATGGAGAAGGAATATAAAATTAGACCTAGAATCGAACATTTCGGTTGTATCGTTGATTTGCTGAGTAGAAACGGGCGGCTAGAGGAAGCGTTGGATGTAGTAGACAAGATGCCATTTGAGGCTGATGTTGCAATATGGGGAGCTTTGTTGGGTGGTTGTAAGTTAAGAGGTGATTTCAAGAGAGCAGGGGAAATAGTTGAAAGGGCTAGGAAATTGAGATCAAAAGAAGGTGGAATCCATGTGAGCTTTTCGAATATGTATGCATCAGTCGAGCAGTGGCCAGAGGCTGTCAATGCAAgggaaaaaatggaaaatgataATATTTTGAAGAAGACTGGACAGAGTAGTGTTATTTATGCACCCAATGGAAGATCTCATCTTCTATAA
- the LOC103484072 gene encoding transcription factor LAF1-like: MRRRKNRKTEYKRGSQDEKSLNNKNLVENQRREREMGCRETEKEKVKKKGLWSPEEDEKLRSFILKNGHGCWTSVPIKAGLLRNSKSCRLRWFNYLRPGLKRGMFSQQEDEKILTLHRLLGNRWSQIAQHLAGRTDNEIKNYWNSHLKKKVVSNRDPPLEGMGSSGSKRSETRPRVLFAEWLSVSDINSGSSMEGSFDGEGRRTTSREGYGFEMLNWDLDFEGHISDGFATCDELWFGKESE; encoded by the exons atgagaagacgtaaaaatagaaaaacagaGTATAAAAGGGGAAGCCAAGATGAAAAGAGCTTAAACAATAAAAACTTGGTAGAAaatcaaagaagagaaagagagatggGATGTAGAGAAACAGAGAAAGAAAAAGTGAAGAAGAAAGGATTATGGTCACCTGAGGAAGATGAAAAGTTAAGAAGCTTCATCCTCAAGAATGGCCATGGCTGCTGGACCTCTGTCCCCATTAAAGCTG GATTATTAAGAAACTCAAAGAGCTGCAGATTGAGATGGTTCAATTACTTGAGGCCAGGGCTGAAAAGAGGAATGTTTAGCCAGCAAGAAGATGAGAAAATCTTGACCCTTCATCGCTTGTTAGGCAACAG GTGGTCTCAAATAGCACAGCATTTAGCGGGAAGAACAGACAACGAGATAAAGAACTATTGGAATTCTCATCTCAAGAAGAAAGTGGTCTCGAATCGAGATCCGCCGTTGGAGGGGATGGGAAGTTCGGGCAGTAAGCGGAGTGAAACCCGACCAAGGGTCTTGTTTGCAGAATGGCTTTCTGTGTCTGATATTAATAGTGGGAGCTCCATGGAAGGAAGTTTTGATGGTGAGGGAAGAAGAACAACAAGTAGAGAGGGCTATGGCTTTGAGATGCTCAATTGGGACCTTGATTTTGAGGGACACATTTCTGATGGCTTTGCAACTTGTGATGAACTGtg GTTTGGAAAAGAAAGTGAATGA
- the LOC103484070 gene encoding DNA mismatch repair protein MSH3 has translation MGKQKQQVISRFFAPKPKFPSLSSSSSSSATAADITLPTQPFSPAKVSATVTFSPSKRLISSAIASQLTPPKSSKRPKLSPHTHNPLPSIPNPSLHQRFLDKFLEPTDDSFQPSNQNPRTSNGGDPKYKYTPLEQQVVDLKKRFPDVLLMVEVGYRYRFFGQDAEIAARVLGIYAHLDHNFMTASIPTFRLNVHVRRLVSAGYKVGVVKQTETAAIKAHGSNKLGPFCRGLSALYTKATLEAAQDLGGAGESNYLFCLVENSMLVDNLDCRIENGVDVKIGIVAMEISTGDVIYREYDDNFMRSGLEAMLLSLAPAELLLGDPISKPTEKLLLGYAGPASNVRVERVSRDCFKNGSALAEVMSLYENIDQDNLTEDNNPETVLIGQKSDLTAIKEIVNMPNLALQAFALTIRHLKQFGLERVVSLASSFRPFSCKMEMTLSGNTLTQLEVLKNNDDGSETGSLLHCMNHTLTIFGSRLLRQWITHPLCDRNMIIARQEAVSEIAASMVSSKVSSNNGVLDEEDSDVIVIEPELNYILSSVLTTLGRAPDIQRGITRIFHRTAAPSEFIAVIQAILFAGKQLQQFHIDEEDDNCSSESIIGSKLLRKLILSASSSGLINIAAKLLSTISKEAADQGDFPNLMIIYSDQYPKVARARKEAQSAREKLDALITFYRKQLGMRKLEFTSVSGTTHLIELAIDVKVPSKWVKINSTKKTVRYHPPEVLAALDELSLANEELMVASRDAWDDFLRGFSRYYAEFQAAVQALASIDCLYSLAILSRNKNYARPEFVHDDEPAQIHICSGRHPVLEGTLQGNFVPNDTNLDANGEHCQIVTGPNMGGKSCYIRQVALIALMSQVGSFVPAFSAKLHVLDGIYTRMGASDSIQQGRSTFLEEMTETSHILRHSSSRSLVIIDELGRGTSTHDGVAIAYAALHNLLQQKKCLVLFVTHYPKVAEIAKEFPACARAYHVSYLTSHKNPSLSGQKSTEDVTYLYKLVPGVAESSFGFKVAQLAQIPLSCIARATEMGIWLEEIVARRAQHKSREHLPEISVKGLEWQSFQSFLERIDGYEEFFLFLKATVRSADVMGTWCHQIYQARRMAMDLLGR, from the exons ATGGGGAAACAGAAGCAACAAGTGATCTCTCGATTCTTTGCTCCAAAACCCAAGTTcccatctctttcttcttcttcttcctcctccgcCACCGCCGCCGACATAACTCTGCCGACCCAACCGTTTTCACCTGCTAAGGTATCGGCCACAGTCACTTTCTCCCCTTCCAAACGCCTCATTTCTTCTGCCATCGCCTCTCAGTTAACACCGCCCAAATCCTCTAAACGACCAAAACTCTCGCCTCATACCCACAACCCTCTGCCTTCCATCCCCAATCCCTCACTTCACCAAAGATTTCTCGACAAGTTCCTTGAACCCACCGATGATTCTTTCCAACCTTCTAATCAAAACCCCAGAACCTCAAATGGTGGTGATCCCAAATACAAATACACCCCTTTGGAACAACAGGTTGTGGACCTTAAGAAGAGGTTCCCTGATGTTCTTCTCATGGTGGAGGTTGGTTATAGGTACAGATTTTTTGGCCAAGATGCTGAAATAGCGGCTCGTGTTTTGGGTATTTATGCTCATTTGGATCATAATTTTATGACTGCAAGTATACCCACGTTTAGATTGAATGTGCATGTGAGAAGGCTGGTTAGTGCAGGGTATAAGGTGGGTGTTGTCAAGCAAACTGAAACTGCTGCGATAAAGGCTCATGGGTCGAATAAGTTAGGCCCGTTTTGTAGGGGATTGTCGGCTTTGTATACTAAAGCAACATTGGAGGCAGCACAGGATTTAGGGGGAGCTGGAGAGAGTAATTACTTGTTCTGTTTGGTTGAAAATAGTATGTTGGTGGATAATTTGGACTGTAGAATCGAAAATGGGGTTGATGTGAAAATTGGGATCGTTGCCATGGAGATATCAACTGGGGATGTTATTTATAGGGAATATGACGATAACTTTATGAGAAGTGGACTTGAGGCAATGCTCTTGAGCCTGGCTCCTGCTGAGTTGCTTCTTGGAGATCCCATATCAAAGCCAACAGAGAAG TTATTACTAGGTTATGCTGGACCTGCTTCAAATGTCCGTGTGGAGCGTGTATCGCGAGATTGCTTTAAAAATGGCAGTGCACTTGCTGAAGTGATGTCTTTGTATGAAAACATTGACCAAGATAACTTAACTGAAGATAACAACCCTGAAACAGTGTTGATTGGACAAAAAAGTGACCTCACAGCAATTAAG GAAATAGTGAACATGCCTAATTTAGCTCTTCAAGCATTTGCCTTAACCATTCGTCACTTAAAGCAATTTGGTTTAGAAAGGGTTGTGTCTTTGGCATCTTCTTTTAGGCCATTCTCATGCAAAATGGAGATGACCCTCTCAGGCAATACGCTTACACAACTCGAG GTTTTGAAGAATAATGATGACGGTTCTGAAACTGGATCTTTATTACATTGCATGAATCATACTCTTACAATATTTGGTTCAAGGCTTCTTCGCCAATGG ATAACACATCCTTTATGTGATAGAAACATGATAATTGCTCGTCAAGAGGCTGTTTCTGAGATTGCTGCATCTATGGTATCTTCAAAAGTATCTTCAAATAACGGAGTGTTGGATGAAGAAGATTCTGATGTCATTGTCATTGAACCAGAATTGAATTACATACTTTCTTCGGTGTTGACAACCTTGGGAAGGGCACCAGATATTCAGCGTGGAATAACAAGAATCTTTCACCGAACAGCAGCCCCATCAGAG TTCATTGCAGTTATTCAAGCTATTTTATTTGCGGGAAAACAGCTTCAGCAGTTTCatattgatgaagaagatgacaATTGTTCCAGTGAAAGTATTATTGGCTCCAAGCTCCTAAGAAAGCTGATTTTATCTGCTTCTTCCTCTGGTTTAATAAACATTGCGGCAAAGCTTTTGTCAACGATCAGCAAAGAAGCTGCAGATCAAGGGGACTTTCCAAACCTAATGATCATCTACAGTGACCAATATCCAAAG GTTGCTAGAGCTCGGAAGGAGGCTCAATCTGCCAGAGAGAAATTGGATGCTCTGATCACCTTCTACCGCAAGCAGCTTGGAATGCGGAAGTTGGAGTTCACCAGTGTGTCTGGAACTACGCATTTGATTGAG TTAGCCATAGATGTAAAGGTGCCTTCAAAGTGGGTTAAGATCAATAGTACCAAGAAAACTGTAAGGTATCACCCACCTGAAGTATTGGCTGCGTTAGATGAGCTATCGCTGGCAAATGAAGAGCTCATGGTTGCGTCTCGTGATGCTTGGGATGACTTTCTGAGAGGATTCAGCAGATATTATGCAGAGTTTCAAGCTGCTGTTCAAGCATTGGCTTCCATAGACTGCCTGTATTCGTTAGCAATTCTCTCAAGAAATAAG AACTATGCTCGCCCAGAGTTTGTACATGATGATGAACCTGCTCAGATACATATATGTTCTGGACGCCATCCG GTTTTGGAAGGTACATTACAAGGCAATTTTGTCCCAAACGACACAAATTTGGATGCAAATGGAGAGCATTGTCAAATTGTAACAGGACCGAACATGGGTGGAAAAAGTTGCTACATTCGACAAGTTGCTCTCATTGCTCTAATGTCTCAG GTTGGTTCCTTTGTACCGGCATTCTCTGCGAAACTTCATGTCTTAGACGGTATATACACTCGAATGGGTGCTTCTGACAGTATTCAACAAGGTAGAAGCACCTTCTTAGAAGAAATGACTGAGACTTCACATATACTCCGTCATTCCTCATCGCGTTCCTTGGTCATAATTGATGAACTTGGGCGAGGTACAAGCACCCACGATGGTGTGGCCATTGCATATGCAGCTCTGCATAATCTACTCCAGCAGAAGAAATGTTTGGTTCTCTTTGTCACCCACTATCCCAAAGTTGCTGAGATTGCGAAGGAATTCCCAGCATGTGCGAGGGCATACCATGTTTCATATCTTACATCACACAAAAATCCAAGCTTGTCAGGCCAAAAATCAACTGAGGACGTGACTTACTTATACAAGCTTGTTCCTGGTGTTGCGGAGAGTAGTTTTGGTTTCAAAGTTGCACAACTTGCACAG ATACCTTTATCGTGTATTGCACGGGCCACAGAAATGGGGATCTGGTTGGAAGAAATAGTAGCAAGAAGAGCACAGCACAAATCCAGAGAACACTTGCCAGAAATATCGGTTAAGGGGTTGGAATGGCAAAGCTTCCAGTCCTTCCTCGAGAGAATTGATGGTTATGAggaattctttcttttcttgaaaGCTACAGTACGTTCTGCTGATGTCATGGGGACATGGTGCCATCAAATTTACCAAGCTAGACGCATGGCCATGGACTTGTTAGGAAG GTGA